One genomic window of Coffea eugenioides isolate CCC68of chromosome 1, Ceug_1.0, whole genome shotgun sequence includes the following:
- the LOC113776960 gene encoding tropinone reductase homolog At2g29260, chloroplastic-like isoform X2 — protein MYTTSLLVRQPCQAASPPLKTHPLHLRCPKPTLHCSTPSGTKTSVANCLCLGLTASSATLPPSSRASRWSLGGMTALVTGGTRGIGHAIVEELAGLGATVHTCARNDAELCSCLKKWKDGEESFQVTGSVCDVSSRADRQRLGDTVSSLFNGKLNILVNNVGSNIRKPIVDITAEEFSALVTTNFESVFHLCQLAYPLLKASGSGSVVFTSSVSGFVSLKSMSVQGATKGAINQLTRSLACEWANDNIRSNAVAPWYIKTSMVEQSNLPILLCLLGMPVDVLRERKV, from the exons ATGTACACTACTAGTCTACTAGTCCGACAACCGTGCCAAGCAGCGTCTCCACCGCTAAAAACCCATCCTCTCCACCTTCGATGTCCAAAACCAACGTTACATTGTTCAACTCCTTCAGGCACAAAAACCTCAGTCGCCAATTGCTTATGTCTTGGACTCACAGCATCCAGCGCTACTCTGCCTCCATCAAGCAGGGCCTCCAGATGGTCCCTTGGGGGCATGACTGCTCTAGTCACCGGCGGCACCAGGGGCATCGG GCATGCTATTGTGGAGGAATTGGCTGGGCTTGGAGCCACCGTGCATACGTGTGCCCGCAACGACGCTGAGCTCTGCAGCTGTTTGAAGAAATGGAAAGATGGTGAGGAGTCTTTTCAGGTCACTGGGTCAGTTTGCGATGTGTCATCTAGAGCCGATCGTCAGAGGTTAGGGGATACTGTTTCGTCCTTGTTCAATGGGAAGCTCAACATTCTT GTAAATAATGTCGGCAGCAATATCCGAAAACCTATTGTTGATATCACGGCAGAAGAATTCTCCGCTCTGGTCACAACGAATTTTGAATCTGTTTTCCACTTGTGCCAACTGGCATATCCCCTTCTGAAAGCATCAGGATCAGGAAGTGTTGTGTTTACATCTTCTGTCTCTGGTTTTGTGTCCTTGAAGTCCATGTCTGTTCAAGGAGCCACCAAAG GAGCAATTAATCAACTGACAAGAAGTTTAGCATGTGAGTGGGCAAATGACAACATCAGGAGCAATGCAGTCGCACCGTGGTACATCAAGACCTCAATGGTGGAGCAA TCAAATTTGCCAATCCTTCTGTGTCTGCTGGGTATGCCAGTAGACGTTTTAAGGGAAAGAAAAGTGTAA
- the LOC113774590 gene encoding probable transcriptional regulator RABBIT EARS — protein METNQQPTSEIPSPRGQAGVGDSSDHEQQARSPTSQSRLYECNFCKKGFSNAQALGGHMNIHRKDKAKLKQASKENQRLIDAQGMPNNPLTPSSTSPGNNIGKPLEFTSSAQVLMKISSPKWHSSALAPDHLRENYSYESHMAELKQLPLFVETASSVAVAEYSGPVIQANSGSWQEEFISGQGSFGAELDLELRLGHEPPKSTVVTGTRKFF, from the coding sequence ATGGAAACTAATCAGCAGCCCACTTCAGAAATCCCCAGCCCCCGGGGGCAGGCTGGAGTGGGGGACAGTTCTGATCACGAACAGCAAGCTAGGAGTCCAACCTCACAATCCAGGCTATACGAGTGCAATTTCTGCAAGAAAGGTTTCTCAAACGCTCAAGCACTTGGAGGCCACATGAACATCCACAGGAAAGATAAAGCAAAACTGAAACAAGCTTCAAAGGAGAATCAGAGGTTGATTGATGCTCAAGGAATGCCTAATAATCCGTTGACTCCTTCAAGCACTAGTCCTGGAAATAACATAGGTAAGCCATTGGAGTTCACGTCATCTGCCCAAGTACTAATGAAAATCAGCAGTCCCAAGTGGCACTCATCTGCTTTAGCACCTGATCATCTTCGAGAAAATTATTCTTATGAAAGCCACATGGCAGAGCTAAAACAGCTACCATTGTTTGTTGAAACAGCATCAAGTGTGGCCGTCGCGGAGTATTCGGGTCCAGTAATACAAGCTAATTCCGGAAGCTGGCAAGAAGAGTTTATATCTGGCCAAGGATCTTTTGGTGCCGAGTTGGACCTTGAGCTTAGGCTTGGACATGAGCCTCCGAAATCAACGGTTGTTACGGGAACAAGAAAGTTCTTCTGA
- the LOC113774601 gene encoding uncharacterized protein LOC113774601, which produces MSLLRRYNLMSQTNSTELIRSQQNVAQFSNGVAKKLYKLVVISGLVLYIMYILWPGFHCCYSFSVLTHFRPTVVGNLESSYSSGTGTNSTTSISHIVFGIASTSNSWRNKRWFIESWWRPNVTRGFVFLDTFPVDLIPWPASSPPFRISENTSRYKDYDKHEMTHAIRLARIIREIINEEDQNDEDVRWYVIADDDTVIFINNLVEVLSRYDYNKYFYVGMNSECHASNYFHSFEMAFGGAGYALSYPLARALAKNLDVCIRRYPSLYGSDHIVQSCVADLGVSLTQEKGFHQVDLHSDISGLLSGHPQSPLVSLHHLKVVDPIFPSMTRNQSLNHLMKAANADESRLLQQTICYHKQNNWSFSISWGYSAQVYEAIYPPSILRLPLQTFRPWMFAKPFYILNTRIPSTKDPCQIPHVFFFDSVETITDIIGRQHLIATTYTRRRPRFLPACSSTGNHSAAHINMIRVLSPVLEMHDGLKSA; this is translated from the exons ATGTCGCTTCTCAGGAGGTATAATCTGATGTCCCAAACCAATTCCACAGAACTGATCAGGAGTCAACAAAATGTCGCGCAATTTTCTAATGGGGTGGCTAAAAAGTTGTACAAGTTAGTGGTCATTTCCGGGTTGGTCCTGTATATCATGTATATTCTTTGGCCTGGTTTTCATTGTTGCTATTCATTCTCAGTTTTAACTCACTTTAGGCCAACAGTCGTGGGTAATTTAGAGAGCTCATACTCTTCTGGTACCGGTACTAATAGTACTACTAGCATTAGTCATATTGTTTTTGGAATAGCGAGCACTTCGAACTCATGGAGGAACAAGAGATGGTTCATTGAATCCTGGTGGCGGCCAAATGTGACCCGAGGATTCGTGTTTCTGGATACATTCCCAGTTGATTTGATTCCATGGCCTGCTTCTTCTCCTCCCTTTCGGATTTCAGAAAACACTTCCAGATACAAAGATTACGACAAGCATGAAATGACTCACGCGATCAGATTGGCCCGGATAATCAGAGAGATTATTAACGAGGAAGATCAAAATGATGAGGATGTGAGGTGGTATGTTATAGCTGATGATGACACTGTCATATTTATCAACAATTTGGTTGAGGTTCTTTCGAGGTATGATTACAACAAGTACTTCTATGTTGGGATGAATTCAGAATGTCATGCATCCAATTATTTTCACTCGTTTGAGATGGCATTTGGTGGAGCTGGATATGCTTTGAGTTACCCTCTTGCAAGGGCTTTGGCTAAGAACTTGGATGTGTGTATCAGGAGGTATCCAAGTCTATATGGCAGTGACCACATCGTGCAGTCCTGTGTGGCTGATTTAGGAGTCTCTCTCACTCAGGAAAAGGGGTTTCATCAG GTTGACCTCCACAGCGACATCTCAGGTCTGTTATCAGGTCATCCACAGTCTCCTCTAGTCTCCCTCCACCACCTGAAAGTCGtagaccccattttcccctccATGACCCGTAACCAGTCGCTGAACCATCTAATGAAGGCTGCAAATGCTGACGAGTCCAGATTACTCCAACAAACCATTTGTTATCACAAGCAAAACAACTGGAGTTTCTCTATTTCATGGGGCTACTCCGCCCAAGTTTATGAGGCCATATACCCTCCCAGCATCCTCCGACTGCCCCTCCAGACCTTCAGGCCCTGGATGTTTGCTAAGCCATTTTACATTCTCAACACCCGAATCCCTTCCACAAAAGATCCATGCCAAATACCTCATGTCTTCTTCTTTGATTCCGTTGAGACAATTACTGATATTATTGGACGACAGCACCTTATAGCCACAACCTATACCAGGAGGAGGCCGCGTTTTTTGCCAGCTTGCTCATCAACCGGGAATCATTCTGCTGCCCACATCAACATGATTCGTGTCCTCTCCCCAGTATTGGAGATGCATGACGGG CTTAAATCTGCCTGA
- the LOC113748642 gene encoding uncharacterized protein LOC113748642, translating into MFFLINFAAQTSRTIKQKVMFLCKVLSGKICKSLAISGLFLLLMYLYLSSHASNQSSALLSAVQSRWKPSSPNLNSPTKISDIVFGIAGLSKTWGYKRWYVESWWRPNTTRGYLFLDTAPTRHFPWPRSSPPFRVSEDISKYDKYYKHGRPFFIRILRVIEEIFRVESEGARWYVMGDDDTVFLIENLVEVLSRYDHRKYFYIGMPSECVISNFVNSFEMAFGGAGYALSYPLAKAVVKNMDVCIKRYSTAFASDFIMHSCIADLGVPLTRERGFHQIDLHRHISGFLSALPHTPLLTLHHIDAIDPIFPSMNRPESVAHLMKAAKVDQSRLLQQSVCYFKRSNWTFSVSWGYSVQIYEDIIPPSILHKPIATFIPWKKGANPPYMFNARPPSTNPCEAPHALFFGGVEEARANHFVTSYTQRSQRGLGTCSSSGNHSAEFISKIYVLSPMEKLEWDGSRRECCDVVQLVGKNSIGIKLRTCMKDEIVA; encoded by the exons ATGTTTTTTCTCATTAATTTTGCTGCACAAACATCTCGTACGATTAAGCAAAAGGTTATGTTTTTATGCAAGGTACTGAGCGGTAAGATATGTAAATCACTCGCCATTTCAGGGCTATTCCTGTTGTTAATGTACTTGTACCTATCTAGCCATGCATCCAATCAATCGTCGGCATTGTTATCTGCGGTGCAATCAAGATGGAAACCTTCATCACCCAACCTTAACTCTCCTACCAAAATTAGCGACATTGTATTTGGAATAGCGGGTTTATCAAAAACATGGGGCTATAAGAGATGGTATGTCGAATCATGGTGGCGCCCAAACACAACCAGGGGATACCTATTCCTGGACACAGCTCCAACGCGGCACTTCCCGTGGCCGAGGTCATCTCCTCCTTTCAGAGTTTCCGAAGACATCTCTAAATATGACAAGTACTACAAACATGGAAGGCCATTTTTTATCAGAATCTTGCGCGTAATCGAAGAAATATTTCGTGTAGAAAGCGAAGGAGCCAGATGGTACGTCATGGGAGATGACGATACAGTTTTCCTGATCGAGAATTTGGTAGAGGTTTTGTCTAGATATGATCATCGAAAATATTTCTACATTGGAATGCCTTCAGAATGTGTAATTTCCAATTTTGTCAACTCTTTTGAAATGGCATTTGGAGGAGCTGGCTATGCACTGAGCTATCCCCTGGCCAAGGCTGTGGTAAAGAACATGGATGTATGTATCAAAAGATACTCAACTGCATTTGCCAGCGACTTCATCATGCACTCCTGTATAGCTGATTTGGGCGTCCCCTTAACCAGAGAGAGGGGGTTTCATCAG ATAGATCTACACCGTCACATATCAGGGTTTCTATCAGCTCTTCCTCACACTCCTTTACTCACTCTTCACCACATTGATGCAATAGATCCCATCTTCCCCTCAATGAATCGTCCAGAATCAGTAGCACATCTCATGAAAGCTGCAAAAGTTGATCAGTCTCGACTACTGCAACAAAGCGTGTGCTATTTCAAGCGAAGCAACTGGACTTTCTCGGTGTCATGGGGCTACTCAGTTCAAATTTACGAAGACATCATCCCTCCAAGCATTCTTCACAAGCCCATTGCAACGTTTATACCGTGGAAGAAGGGTGCCAATCCTCCATACATGTTTAATGCCAGACCTCCCTCTACAAATCCTTGCGAAGCCCCTCACGCTTTGTTCTTTGGTGGTGTTGAGGAAGCTAGAGCAAACCATTTTGTTACCAGTTACACCCAGAGATCCCAACGCGGGTTAGGAACGTGTTCATCAAGCGGCAACCATTCAGCTGAGTTTATCTCCAAGATTTATGTTCTTTCACCGATGGAAAAACTTGAATGG GACGGAAGCAGAAGAGAATGCTGTGATGTTGTGCAACTGGTTGGCAAGAATTCTATAGGAATTAAGCTTAGGACTTGCATGAAGGATGAGATAGTAGCCTGA